Proteins from one Triticum aestivum cultivar Chinese Spring chromosome 7A, IWGSC CS RefSeq v2.1, whole genome shotgun sequence genomic window:
- the LOC123148701 gene encoding translation factor GUF1 homolog, mitochondrial isoform X2 has protein sequence MAGAAALRRAARSAVRKLANAPSPARTFVLPERLLSSQASPEHRPRSGVSASELGQYPPERIRNFSIIAHVDHGKSTLADRLLELTGTIQKGHGAQYLXXXQVEKERGITVKAQTATMFYKHTVENSESHGTDTSSYLLNLIDTPGHVDFSYEVSRSLAACQGALLVVDAAQGVQAQTIANFYLAFESNLSIIPVINKIDQPTADPDNVKAQLKRLFDIDPSEALLTSAKTGQGLSQVLPAVIERIPCPPGNCDSPVRMLLLDSYYDEYKGVICHVAIVDGAMRKGDKISSAATGRTYEVFDVGIMHPELTPTGVLYTGQVGYVITGMRSTKEARIGDTLHQAKTIVEPLPGFKPVRHMVFSGVYPADGSDFEALSHAIEKLTCNDASVSVTKETSTALGMGFRCGFLGLLHMDVFHQRLEQEYGAQVISTIPTVPYIFEYGDESKVQIENPAALSFNAGKRITACWEPTVIATIIIPSEYVGPVIMLCSERRGEQQEYTFIDANRALLKYRLPLREIIVDFYNELKSITSGYATFDYEDSEYQKSDLVKMDILLNGQPVDAMATIIHNQKAQKVGRELVDKLKKFIERQMFEITIQAAIGSKVIARETLSAMRKNVLAKCYGGDITRKKKLLEKQKEGKKRMKRVGSVDIPQEAFHELLKVSSSK, from the exons ATGGCCGGCGCCGCCGCGCTCCGGCGGGCCGCCCGCAGCGCCGTCCGCAAGCTGGCCAacgccccctcccccgcccgtaCGTTCGTGCTCCCCGAGCGCCTCCTGTCCTCCCAGGCGTCGCCGGAGCACCGCCCCCGCTCCGGCGTGTCGGCGTCGGAGCTGGGGCAGTACCCGCCGGAGCGGATCCGGAATTTCTCCATCATCGCGCACGTCGACCACGGCAAGTCCACGCTCGCCGACCGGCTGCTGGAGCTCACCGGCACCATCCAGAAGGGCCATGGCGCTCAGTACCTCNNNNNNN AACAGGTAGAGAAAGAAAGGGGCATCACCGTCAAAGCCCAAACCGCGACTATGTTCTACAAGCATACAGTGGAAAATTCCGAGTCCCATGGGACAGACACTTCAAGCTATTTGCTTAACCTGATTGATACTCCAGGCCATGTGGATTTCAGCTATGAGGTCTCCAGGTCCCTAGCAGCTTGCCAGGGTGCTCTTTTAGTAGTTGATGCAGCCCAAGGTGTACAGGCACAAACAATTGCAAATTTTTACCTTGCATTTGAGTCAAACCTTAGCATTATTCCTGTCATTAACAAGATTGATCAGCCTACTGCTGACCCAGATAATGTAAAGGCCCAGttgaagaggttatttgacattgaTCCAAGTGAAGCTCTGCTCACTTCTGCCAAAACTGGTCAAGGCCTTAGCCAGGTGTTACCTGCTGTTATCGAGCGTATACCTTGCCCACCTGGGAATTGTGATTCACCTGTACGAATGCTGCTCTTAGATTCATACTACGATGAATACAAAGGGGTGATATGTCATGTTGCTATTGTTGATGGTGCAATGCGCAAGGGAGATAAGATTTCATCAGCTGCGACTGGTCGCACATATGAAGTCTTTGATGTTGGCATTATGCATCCTGAGCTTACCCCTACCGGAGTGCTTTACACTGGACAAGTTGGATATGTTATAACTGGAATGCGTTCAACTAAAGAAGCACGGATTGGTGATACTCTTCATCAGGCTAAGACTATCGTTGAACCACTTCCTG GTTTCAAGCCTGTGAGACACATGGTCTTCTCTGGTGTATACCCAGCTGATGGTTCTGACTTTGAGGCTCTTAGCCATGCAATTGAGAAGCTAACATGTAATGATGCCAGTGTGTCTGTTACAAAAGAGACAAGCACTGCACTTGGCATGGGCTTCAG ATGTGGTTTCCTAGGATTGCTGCACATGGATGTGTTTCATCAACGGCTTGAACAA GAATATGGAGCTCAAGTCATATCCACCATACCAACTGTACCATATATCTTTGAATATGGTGATGAAAG CAAAGTGCAAATTGAGAACCCTGCGGCCTTGTCTTTCAATGCTGGAAAACGTATAACGGCCTGCTGGGAGCCAACAGTCATTGCAACAATTATTATTCCTAGTGA GTATGTTGGGCCTGTAATTATGCTTTGTTCGGAAAGGAGGGGTGAACAGCAAGAATATACATTCATTGATGC TAATAGAGCTTTATTGAAGTACCGATTACCTTTGAGGGAGATCATTGTGGACTTCTACAATGAGTTGAAAAGCATAACATCTGGCTATGCTACTTTTGACTATGAAGATTCTGA GTATCAAAAATCTGATCTTGTTAAGATGGATATTCTACTTAACGGCCAGCCTGTTGATGCTATGGCTACTATAATCCATAACCAAAAAGCTCAGAAGGTTGGAAGAGAATTAGTGGACAAGCTGAAGAAATTTATAGAAAG GCAAATGTTTGAGATCACTATACAAGCAGCAATTGGTTCAAAGGTTATTGCAAGGGAAAC TCTGTCAGCAATGAGAAAGAATGTTCTGGCCAAGTGCTATGGTGGTGATATCACCCGCAAAAAGAAGTTGCTAGAGAAGCAGAAGGAAGGGAAGAAGCGCATGAAACGTGTCGGATCCGTTGACATCCCCCAAGAAGCGTTCCATGAGCTACTAAAGGTCTCCAGTTCAAAGTAG
- the LOC123148701 gene encoding translation factor GUF1 homolog, mitochondrial isoform X1 translates to MFYKHTVENSESHGTDTSSYLLNLIDTPGHVDFSYEVSRSLAACQGALLVVDAAQGVQAQTIANFYLAFESNLSIIPVINKIDQPTADPDNVKAQLKRLFDIDPSEALLTSAKTGQGLSQVLPAVIERIPCPPGNCDSPVRMLLLDSYYDEYKGVICHVAIVDGAMRKGDKISSAATGRTYEVFDVGIMHPELTPTGVLYTGQVGYVITGMRSTKEARIGDTLHQAKTIVEPLPGFKPVRHMVFSGVYPADGSDFEALSHAIEKLTCNDASVSVTKETSTALGMGFRCGFLGLLHMDVFHQRLEQEYGAQVISTIPTVPYIFEYGDESKVQIENPAALSFNAGKRITACWEPTVIATIIIPSEYVGPVIMLCSERRGEQQEYTFIDANRALLKYRLPLREIIVDFYNELKSITSGYATFDYEDSEYQKSDLVKMDILLNGQPVDAMATIIHNQKAQKVGRELVDKLKKFIERQMFEITIQAAIGSKVIARETLSAMRKNVLAKCYGGDITRKKKLLEKQKEGKKRMKRVGSVDIPQEAFHELLKVSSSK, encoded by the exons ATGTTCTACAAGCATACAGTGGAAAATTCCGAGTCCCATGGGACAGACACTTCAAGCTATTTGCTTAACCTGATTGATACTCCAGGCCATGTGGATTTCAGCTATGAGGTCTCCAGGTCCCTAGCAGCTTGCCAGGGTGCTCTTTTAGTAGTTGATGCAGCCCAAGGTGTACAGGCACAAACAATTGCAAATTTTTACCTTGCATTTGAGTCAAACCTTAGCATTATTCCTGTCATTAACAAGATTGATCAGCCTACTGCTGACCCAGATAATGTAAAGGCCCAGttgaagaggttatttgacattgaTCCAAGTGAAGCTCTGCTCACTTCTGCCAAAACTGGTCAAGGCCTTAGCCAGGTGTTACCTGCTGTTATCGAGCGTATACCTTGCCCACCTGGGAATTGTGATTCACCTGTACGAATGCTGCTCTTAGATTCATACTACGATGAATACAAAGGGGTGATATGTCATGTTGCTATTGTTGATGGTGCAATGCGCAAGGGAGATAAGATTTCATCAGCTGCGACTGGTCGCACATATGAAGTCTTTGATGTTGGCATTATGCATCCTGAGCTTACCCCTACCGGAGTGCTTTACACTGGACAAGTTGGATATGTTATAACTGGAATGCGTTCAACTAAAGAAGCACGGATTGGTGATACTCTTCATCAGGCTAAGACTATCGTTGAACCACTTCCTG GTTTCAAGCCTGTGAGACACATGGTCTTCTCTGGTGTATACCCAGCTGATGGTTCTGACTTTGAGGCTCTTAGCCATGCAATTGAGAAGCTAACATGTAATGATGCCAGTGTGTCTGTTACAAAAGAGACAAGCACTGCACTTGGCATGGGCTTCAG ATGTGGTTTCCTAGGATTGCTGCACATGGATGTGTTTCATCAACGGCTTGAACAA GAATATGGAGCTCAAGTCATATCCACCATACCAACTGTACCATATATCTTTGAATATGGTGATGAAAG CAAAGTGCAAATTGAGAACCCTGCGGCCTTGTCTTTCAATGCTGGAAAACGTATAACGGCCTGCTGGGAGCCAACAGTCATTGCAACAATTATTATTCCTAGTGA GTATGTTGGGCCTGTAATTATGCTTTGTTCGGAAAGGAGGGGTGAACAGCAAGAATATACATTCATTGATGC TAATAGAGCTTTATTGAAGTACCGATTACCTTTGAGGGAGATCATTGTGGACTTCTACAATGAGTTGAAAAGCATAACATCTGGCTATGCTACTTTTGACTATGAAGATTCTGA GTATCAAAAATCTGATCTTGTTAAGATGGATATTCTACTTAACGGCCAGCCTGTTGATGCTATGGCTACTATAATCCATAACCAAAAAGCTCAGAAGGTTGGAAGAGAATTAGTGGACAAGCTGAAGAAATTTATAGAAAG GCAAATGTTTGAGATCACTATACAAGCAGCAATTGGTTCAAAGGTTATTGCAAGGGAAAC TCTGTCAGCAATGAGAAAGAATGTTCTGGCCAAGTGCTATGGTGGTGATATCACCCGCAAAAAGAAGTTGCTAGAGAAGCAGAAGGAAGGGAAGAAGCGCATGAAACGTGTCGGATCCGTTGACATCCCCCAAGAAGCGTTCCATGAGCTACTAAAGGTCTCCAGTTCAAAGTAG
- the LOC123150206 gene encoding carboxypeptidase SOL1 isoform X1: protein MAIPRLRSLPLPLLLVVLLRAFASLPLQAAARGGVGPSPGIAVEKHGAFSRALLQDMPEITDEMVRGYMSNSELEGAVQDFGRRCANVSRIYSIGKSVNGSPLWAIEISDKPGLKEAEPAFKFIGNVHGDEPVGREVLMQLAYWLCDNYLKDPLATLIVENTHLHILPSMNPDGFALRRRGNANNVDLNRDFPDQFFPLNDDIKHRQPETRAIMNWIKQEHFTASASLHGGALVANYPWDGSRDTRKQYYGCPDDKTFRYMASVYSQSHYNMSLSKEFEGGITNGALWYPIYGGMQDWNYIHGGCFELTLEISDVKWPKASELLVIWKQNKLSMLNLVASLVKTGVHGRIFAADTGRPIPGSLMVKGIDSKINASGTFGNYHRMLAPGQSYEVVASMEGFRPKRTHIMLGREAMNLDFILDPYGALKGAKPLRNDCGCSCNDDGGSNKPFLLREAYLWLYLLVLFFLLALYLLFRRRMASRLVAQRHPPPKRPVAV from the exons ATGGCGATCCCGCGCCTgcgctccctccccctccccctactcctcgtcgtcctcctccgcgCCTTCGCCTCGCTCCCCCTCCAAGCCGCCGCGAGAGGCGGCGTCGGCCCGTCGCCAG GTATCGCCGTTGAGAAACATGGGGCATTTTCGCGCGCTCTTCTTCAGGATATGCCTGAGATCAC GGATGAAATGGTTCGCGGATATATGAGCAACTCTGAACTTGAGGGTGCTGTACAAGACTTTGGGAGGCGCTGTGCTAATGTCTCCAGGATATACAG CATCGGGAAGAGTGTAAATGGTTCCCCATTG TGGGCCATTGAAATATCAGACAAGCCTGGGCTAAAAGAAGCTGAACCAGCATTCAAG TTCATTGGGAATGTCCATGGCGATGAGCCTGTTGGGAGAGAGGTCCTCATGCAACTTGCGTATTGGCTGTGTGATAACTACCTGAAGGATCCTTTG GCAACTCTTATTGTGGAGAACACACACCTTCATATACTTCCATCAATGAATCCAGATGGATTTGCTCTTAGAAGGCGTGGTAATGCAAACAATGTTGATCTCAACAGGGACTTTCCTGACCAA TTTTTCCCCCTCAACGATGATATTAAGCACCGACAACCTGAAACTAGAGCTATTATGAACTGGATAAAGCAAGAACACTTCACAGCCTCTGCTAGTTTGCATGGG GGTGCTCTTGTTGCAAATTATCCATGGGATGGATCTAGAGATACAAG AAAACAGTATTATGGATGTCCTGATGACAAGACATTCCGGTACATGGCGTCAGTGTATAGTCAGTCACACTATAACATGTCATTGAGCAAGGAGTTCGAAGGAGGAATTACAAATGGAGCGCTGTG GTATCCAATTTATGGTGGCATGCAAGACTGGAACTATATACACGGAGGCTGCTTTGAGTTAACCCTTGAAATTAGTGATGTAAAATGGCCAAAAGCATCTGAG CTTCTTGTCATATGGAAGCAAAATAAGTTGAGCATGCTCAATCTTGTTGCAAGCCTTGTAAAG ACAGGAGTTCATGGAAGGATATTTGCTGCAGATACTGGCCGTCCTATACCAGGCTCACTCATGGTTAAGGGAATTGATTCGAAG ATAAATGCCAGCGGAACTTTTGGCAATTACCATCGGATGCTTGCACCTGGTCAGAGCTATGAAG TCGTGGCATCGATGGAAGGCTTCAGACCAAAAAGAACACATATCATGCTGGGGCGCGAAGCCATGAATCTGGACTTCATCTTGGACCCATACGGAGCCCTCAAGGGAGCCAAGCCTCTGCGCAATGACTGCGGCTGCAGTTGCAACGATGACGGTGGCAGCAACAAGCCGTTCCTCCTCCGGGAAGCTTACCTCTGGCTGTATCTCCTGGTCCTGTTTTTCCTGCTTGCCCTCTACCTGCTCTTCAGGAGGAGAATGGCGTCGAGGCTCGTGGCACAGCGCCACCCTCCTCCGAAGCGGCCTGTTGCCGTGTGA
- the LOC123150206 gene encoding carboxypeptidase SOL1 isoform X2, with translation MQLAYWLCDNYLKDPLATLIVENTHLHILPSMNPDGFALRRRGNANNVDLNRDFPDQFFPLNDDIKHRQPETRAIMNWIKQEHFTASASLHGGALVANYPWDGSRDTRKQYYGCPDDKTFRYMASVYSQSHYNMSLSKEFEGGITNGALWYPIYGGMQDWNYIHGGCFELTLEISDVKWPKASELLVIWKQNKLSMLNLVASLVKTGVHGRIFAADTGRPIPGSLMVKGIDSKINASGTFGNYHRMLAPGQSYEVVASMEGFRPKRTHIMLGREAMNLDFILDPYGALKGAKPLRNDCGCSCNDDGGSNKPFLLREAYLWLYLLVLFFLLALYLLFRRRMASRLVAQRHPPPKRPVAV, from the exons ATGCAACTTGCGTATTGGCTGTGTGATAACTACCTGAAGGATCCTTTG GCAACTCTTATTGTGGAGAACACACACCTTCATATACTTCCATCAATGAATCCAGATGGATTTGCTCTTAGAAGGCGTGGTAATGCAAACAATGTTGATCTCAACAGGGACTTTCCTGACCAA TTTTTCCCCCTCAACGATGATATTAAGCACCGACAACCTGAAACTAGAGCTATTATGAACTGGATAAAGCAAGAACACTTCACAGCCTCTGCTAGTTTGCATGGG GGTGCTCTTGTTGCAAATTATCCATGGGATGGATCTAGAGATACAAG AAAACAGTATTATGGATGTCCTGATGACAAGACATTCCGGTACATGGCGTCAGTGTATAGTCAGTCACACTATAACATGTCATTGAGCAAGGAGTTCGAAGGAGGAATTACAAATGGAGCGCTGTG GTATCCAATTTATGGTGGCATGCAAGACTGGAACTATATACACGGAGGCTGCTTTGAGTTAACCCTTGAAATTAGTGATGTAAAATGGCCAAAAGCATCTGAG CTTCTTGTCATATGGAAGCAAAATAAGTTGAGCATGCTCAATCTTGTTGCAAGCCTTGTAAAG ACAGGAGTTCATGGAAGGATATTTGCTGCAGATACTGGCCGTCCTATACCAGGCTCACTCATGGTTAAGGGAATTGATTCGAAG ATAAATGCCAGCGGAACTTTTGGCAATTACCATCGGATGCTTGCACCTGGTCAGAGCTATGAAG TCGTGGCATCGATGGAAGGCTTCAGACCAAAAAGAACACATATCATGCTGGGGCGCGAAGCCATGAATCTGGACTTCATCTTGGACCCATACGGAGCCCTCAAGGGAGCCAAGCCTCTGCGCAATGACTGCGGCTGCAGTTGCAACGATGACGGTGGCAGCAACAAGCCGTTCCTCCTCCGGGAAGCTTACCTCTGGCTGTATCTCCTGGTCCTGTTTTTCCTGCTTGCCCTCTACCTGCTCTTCAGGAGGAGAATGGCGTCGAGGCTCGTGGCACAGCGCCACCCTCCTCCGAAGCGGCCTGTTGCCGTGTGA
- the LOC123150206 gene encoding carboxypeptidase SOL1 isoform X3: protein MDLLLEGVVMQTMLISTGTFLTKYHRQPETRAIMNWIKQEHFTASASLHGGALVANYPWDGSRDTRKQYYGCPDDKTFRYMASVYSQSHYNMSLSKEFEGGITNGALWYPIYGGMQDWNYIHGGCFELTLEISDVKWPKASELLVIWKQNKLSMLNLVASLVKTGVHGRIFAADTGRPIPGSLMVKGIDSKINASGTFGNYHRMLAPGQSYEVVASMEGFRPKRTHIMLGREAMNLDFILDPYGALKGAKPLRNDCGCSCNDDGGSNKPFLLREAYLWLYLLVLFFLLALYLLFRRRMASRLVAQRHPPPKRPVAV, encoded by the exons ATGGATTTGCTCTTAGAAGGCGTGGTAATGCAAACAATGTTGATCTCAACAGGGACTTTCCTGACCAAGTAC CACCGACAACCTGAAACTAGAGCTATTATGAACTGGATAAAGCAAGAACACTTCACAGCCTCTGCTAGTTTGCATGGG GGTGCTCTTGTTGCAAATTATCCATGGGATGGATCTAGAGATACAAG AAAACAGTATTATGGATGTCCTGATGACAAGACATTCCGGTACATGGCGTCAGTGTATAGTCAGTCACACTATAACATGTCATTGAGCAAGGAGTTCGAAGGAGGAATTACAAATGGAGCGCTGTG GTATCCAATTTATGGTGGCATGCAAGACTGGAACTATATACACGGAGGCTGCTTTGAGTTAACCCTTGAAATTAGTGATGTAAAATGGCCAAAAGCATCTGAG CTTCTTGTCATATGGAAGCAAAATAAGTTGAGCATGCTCAATCTTGTTGCAAGCCTTGTAAAG ACAGGAGTTCATGGAAGGATATTTGCTGCAGATACTGGCCGTCCTATACCAGGCTCACTCATGGTTAAGGGAATTGATTCGAAG ATAAATGCCAGCGGAACTTTTGGCAATTACCATCGGATGCTTGCACCTGGTCAGAGCTATGAAG TCGTGGCATCGATGGAAGGCTTCAGACCAAAAAGAACACATATCATGCTGGGGCGCGAAGCCATGAATCTGGACTTCATCTTGGACCCATACGGAGCCCTCAAGGGAGCCAAGCCTCTGCGCAATGACTGCGGCTGCAGTTGCAACGATGACGGTGGCAGCAACAAGCCGTTCCTCCTCCGGGAAGCTTACCTCTGGCTGTATCTCCTGGTCCTGTTTTTCCTGCTTGCCCTCTACCTGCTCTTCAGGAGGAGAATGGCGTCGAGGCTCGTGGCACAGCGCCACCCTCCTCCGAAGCGGCCTGTTGCCGTGTGA